A portion of the Acidobacteriota bacterium genome contains these proteins:
- a CDS encoding CsgG/HfaB family protein: protein MIRESRLAALAVPVLVLAAALFSSVSTAVAKDDARLRVAVIDFDTEALHGSWRYSWHWSNLSKTAAANLAEELFKTGRFRVIERQRLDAVLSEQNLGDSGRIDATTAARIGKILGVQLVVIGSVTEFGIKEQGGRLPQIGKWKWGRGLGGKLVTSSCALTARLVDTTTAEILAVGEAASTHKFAKGEFAGANLGTNWDSGMASKVLAEAVEKLAADIAAGAANVDPSTLRGGLVGKIAKVAGDKIYVNLGSASGVKAGDRFAVTALGEAIIDPDTGENLGGIESEIGEIEIVQVAGAKLSVARPVSGSGFAAGNKISMK from the coding sequence ATGATCCGCGAATCCCGTCTTGCCGCCCTCGCCGTGCCGGTCCTCGTTCTGGCCGCGGCGCTGTTCTCGTCCGTCTCGACCGCTGTGGCCAAGGACGATGCCCGCCTGCGCGTCGCCGTGATCGACTTCGACACCGAGGCGCTTCACGGAAGCTGGCGCTACTCCTGGCACTGGTCGAACCTGTCCAAGACCGCCGCGGCCAACCTGGCGGAGGAACTGTTCAAGACAGGCCGCTTCCGGGTCATCGAGCGCCAGCGGCTCGACGCCGTGCTGAGTGAGCAAAACCTGGGAGACAGCGGCCGGATCGACGCCACCACGGCCGCCCGCATCGGCAAGATCCTCGGTGTGCAGCTCGTGGTGATCGGTTCCGTCACGGAATTCGGCATCAAGGAGCAGGGCGGCAGGCTGCCCCAGATCGGCAAGTGGAAATGGGGGCGCGGCCTCGGCGGCAAGCTGGTCACCAGCAGTTGCGCCCTGACGGCAAGACTGGTCGACACCACCACCGCCGAAATCCTGGCCGTCGGCGAGGCCGCGAGCACCCATAAATTCGCCAAGGGGGAGTTCGCCGGCGCCAACCTGGGCACCAACTGGGACAGCGGCATGGCTTCCAAGGTACTGGCCGAAGCCGTCGAGAAACTGGCCGCGGATATCGCCGCCGGCGCCGCCAACGTGGATCCCTCGACCCTGCGCGGCGGCCTGGTGGGCAAGATCGCCAAGGTCGCGGGGGACAAGATCTACGTCAACCTGGGATCCGCCTCCGGCGTCAAGGCCGGGGACCGCTTCGCGGTAACCGCCCTGGGCGAAGCGATCATCGATCCGGATACCGGCGAGAACCTGGGCGGTATCGAGAGTGAAATCGGCGAAATCGAGATCGTTCAGGTCGCCGGCGCCAAGCTCTCCGTGGCACGTCCGGTCTCCGGCTCGGGCTTTGCGGCCGGCAACAAGATCTCGATGAAGTGA
- a CDS encoding GAF domain-containing protein, protein MADALAGRYARIRTQLAELFAGYDQGLDATARMASIVALLHHKMPHFSWTGFYRWTGADLVVGPYQGPLACAVLKRGRGVCLRCVETGQAVRVDDVHAFEGHIACDSRSRSEVVVPVRRDDRLVAVLDVDSVRPAAFTSTDIAGLEAITALVYPEQSA, encoded by the coding sequence ATGGCAGACGCCCTCGCCGGCCGTTACGCGCGGATTCGCACGCAGCTCGCCGAACTCTTCGCCGGCTACGACCAGGGCCTCGACGCCACGGCGCGCATGGCCAGCATCGTGGCCCTGCTGCATCACAAGATGCCCCACTTCTCCTGGACCGGGTTCTATCGCTGGACGGGAGCAGACCTGGTGGTCGGCCCCTATCAGGGTCCGCTGGCCTGCGCGGTGCTCAAGCGGGGCAGGGGCGTCTGCCTGCGCTGTGTCGAAACCGGCCAGGCTGTACGGGTCGACGACGTCCACGCCTTCGAGGGCCACATCGCCTGCGACTCCCGCTCCCGCAGCGAAGTCGTGGTGCCGGTGCGCCGCGATGACCGACTCGTCGCCGTCCTCGACGTGGATTCCGTGCGCCCCGCCGCCTTCACGTCCACCGACATCGCGGGGCTCGAAGCGATCACCGCGCTGGTCTATCCCGAACAGTCCGCCTAG
- a CDS encoding phenylalanine 4-monooxygenase, translated as MRTGIIELEADHPGFNDPEYRRRRDEIARRALEHQPGQAPPHIEYTESENRTWKQVYEGLTRLYPTHACREYNEAFGDIGFSPDRIPQLAEIDDYLKSKTGFRIQPVAGLVESRDFLASLAQRIFPSTAYIRHHSTPHYTPEPDVCHELLGHVPMLAIPEYADLMQKIGEGSVGGSDEQILQFGRLYWYTIEFGVVRQAGQLKAYGAGLLSSPGELAHAVEEKPEIRRFDPDEARQIENPITTYQPILYEVCSIREAFYLVAAFIERIKHGL; from the coding sequence ATGCGCACCGGAATCATCGAACTTGAAGCGGACCACCCCGGGTTCAACGATCCGGAGTACCGGCGGCGGCGGGACGAGATCGCCCGCCGGGCCCTCGAGCATCAACCCGGACAGGCGCCGCCGCATATCGAGTACACCGAATCCGAAAACCGCACCTGGAAGCAGGTCTACGAGGGGCTTACCAGATTGTATCCCACCCACGCCTGCCGGGAGTACAACGAGGCCTTCGGAGACATCGGCTTCTCTCCCGACCGCATTCCCCAGCTGGCCGAAATCGACGACTACCTGAAAAGTAAGACAGGCTTTCGGATCCAACCGGTGGCCGGACTGGTGGAGAGCCGCGATTTCCTCGCCTCCCTCGCCCAGCGCATCTTTCCCTCCACCGCCTACATCCGCCACCACAGCACGCCTCACTACACGCCCGAACCGGATGTCTGTCACGAGTTGCTCGGTCATGTGCCGATGCTGGCGATCCCCGAATACGCCGACCTGATGCAGAAGATCGGCGAGGGCTCGGTGGGGGGCAGCGACGAGCAGATCCTCCAGTTCGGCAGGCTCTACTGGTACACCATCGAGTTCGGCGTGGTCCGGCAAGCCGGTCAGCTGAAGGCCTACGGCGCGGGCCTGCTCTCGAGCCCCGGCGAGCTGGCCCACGCGGTGGAGGAAAAACCCGAGATTCGCCGCTTCGATCCGGACGAGGCGCGACAGATCGAGAACCCGATCACCACCTACCAGCCGATCCTCTACGAGGTCTGCAGCATCCGCGAAGCTTTCTACCTGGTCGCCGCCTTCATCGAGCGCATCAAGCACGGCCTGTGA
- a CDS encoding homogentisate 1,2-dioxygenase, giving the protein MIHRLQRGTVPPKPHTVFEVDGALTYEHCFTRQGFDGSYSILYHRRPPHWVAAAEDLGEHPGAGGPAAPGNLERRHYLSGKIPRGGSPFLCRRRILVNPDIAIWIAHPDQDDETLVANGDGDELVFVHRGSGRLDSPYGELAFDEQDYVYVPRGVPHRWRIDGPAELLIMEGLSYIDLPAQFRNAAGQLKMDAPYSHRDFRPPRWPEGGPTTLAPPRRLVTKRRGRLSALEMSHDPFDVVGWDGMVWPFAFPIRAYQPRTGLVHLPPTIHITFAGAGFVICSFVPRVVDFHEKAIPCPYPHSSVDCDEVLFYVEGNFTSRKGIGPGSISYHPMGLPHGPHPGTYEASIGTRTTSEMAVMIDTFKPLDPTSHARSIEDPGYNTSWVR; this is encoded by the coding sequence ATGATCCACCGACTCCAGCGGGGCACCGTTCCCCCCAAGCCCCACACCGTCTTCGAGGTCGATGGGGCCCTGACCTACGAACACTGCTTTACGCGCCAGGGCTTCGATGGCTCCTACTCGATCCTCTATCACCGGCGACCGCCCCATTGGGTCGCGGCCGCTGAAGACCTGGGCGAGCATCCCGGCGCCGGAGGCCCGGCCGCTCCGGGCAATCTCGAGCGGCGCCATTACCTCAGTGGCAAGATCCCCCGGGGCGGATCCCCTTTCCTCTGTCGCCGCCGTATTCTCGTCAACCCGGATATCGCGATCTGGATCGCCCACCCCGACCAGGACGACGAGACCCTGGTGGCCAACGGGGACGGCGATGAGCTGGTTTTCGTGCACCGCGGAAGCGGTCGACTCGACTCCCCATACGGTGAGCTGGCATTCGACGAGCAGGATTATGTCTACGTGCCCCGGGGTGTGCCCCATCGCTGGCGCATCGATGGCCCCGCCGAGCTACTGATCATGGAAGGGCTGAGCTACATCGATCTGCCGGCCCAGTTCCGCAACGCCGCCGGTCAACTCAAGATGGACGCTCCCTATTCCCACCGGGACTTCCGGCCGCCGCGCTGGCCCGAGGGCGGTCCCACGACCCTGGCCCCGCCGCGGCGCCTGGTCACCAAACGCCGAGGCCGCCTGAGCGCCCTGGAAATGAGCCATGACCCCTTCGACGTGGTGGGCTGGGACGGCATGGTCTGGCCCTTCGCCTTCCCCATCCGCGCCTACCAGCCCCGTACGGGCCTGGTGCACCTGCCGCCGACGATTCACATCACCTTCGCCGGCGCAGGTTTCGTGATCTGCTCCTTCGTGCCGCGGGTGGTGGATTTCCACGAAAAGGCGATTCCCTGCCCCTACCCCCACTCGTCGGTGGACTGCGACGAGGTGCTGTTCTACGTGGAGGGCAACTTCACCTCGCGCAAGGGAATCGGGCCGGGCTCGATCTCCTATCACCCGATGGGCCTGCCTCACGGACCCCACCCGGGCACGTACGAAGCGTCCATCGGCACCCGCACCACCTCGGAGATGGCCGTGATGATCGACACCTTCAAGCCTCTCGATCCCACCTCCCACGCCCGGTCCATCGAGGACCCCGGCTACAACACGAGCTGGGTCCGCTGA
- a CDS encoding AMP-binding protein gives METGPIIWRPREDDLENSNVARLMRRHGIADTAELRRRAARDPGWFYPAIIEDLGIEWLEPYESLLDDSRGLPWTRWFLGGKLNLVHNVLDRHLARHAERTAVIAEDDDGAVTRLSYGRLAERVCRLAAALSGKGVGVGDAVGLYLPMTADVVVALLACLKIGAVAVPVFAGFGPEALAARLDDCRARVLLTADGTRRKGKPLELKTAADRAADLAQHLQTIIVLRCTGEDIPWNPERDLWWHEVEAAAPSQWPTTALDADARSLLLYTSGTTGKPKGVVHTHAGVQIVTAKEVGYHLDLRRGETMFWLTDIGWMMGPWEILGVLFHAGTVVLLGGSPDHPGPDRIWAMVARHAVTHLALAPTAVRVLAAHGEQWPAGHDLSSVRILGSTGEPWDASSYEWYFRVAGSGRCPVMNISGGTELMGCLLAPLPTEPLKACSLQGAALGMDVDVYDEQGRSVRGEVGHLVCRNAAPNMTRGFLGDPERYLRTYFERFGEEVWAHGDWAYIDDDGFWFLTGRADDTLKIAGKRIGPGEVEAAAVAHPAVREAAAVGLDDPVKGTRLVLVAVARDPGQAGDTLAAEVAAHVAALMGPAMRPSEVRWVAALPTTRSGKIVRGVIRRVLAGEDPGSLASVANPEAVEGLR, from the coding sequence ATGGAGACCGGTCCGATCATCTGGCGTCCCCGGGAAGACGACCTCGAAAACTCCAACGTGGCCCGCCTGATGCGGCGTCACGGCATCGCCGACACCGCGGAGTTGCGGCGCCGGGCGGCCCGGGATCCGGGCTGGTTCTATCCGGCGATCATCGAAGACCTGGGCATCGAGTGGCTCGAACCCTACGAGTCGCTGCTCGACGACAGCCGGGGCCTGCCCTGGACCCGCTGGTTTCTCGGCGGCAAGCTGAACCTGGTCCACAACGTCCTCGACCGGCACCTCGCGCGCCACGCCGAGCGCACGGCGGTGATCGCCGAAGACGACGACGGCGCGGTGACCCGGCTGAGCTACGGCCGGCTCGCCGAACGAGTCTGCCGCCTGGCCGCGGCCCTTTCAGGCAAGGGCGTGGGGGTCGGTGACGCCGTGGGCCTCTACCTGCCGATGACGGCCGACGTGGTGGTCGCCCTGCTGGCCTGCCTGAAGATCGGCGCGGTCGCCGTCCCGGTCTTTGCAGGCTTCGGCCCCGAAGCCCTCGCCGCCCGTCTCGACGATTGCCGGGCCCGGGTGCTGCTCACGGCGGACGGTACGCGCCGCAAGGGCAAGCCCCTCGAACTGAAAACCGCCGCCGATCGCGCCGCCGACCTGGCCCAGCACCTGCAAACGATCATCGTGCTGCGCTGCACGGGCGAGGATATTCCCTGGAATCCCGAACGGGACCTGTGGTGGCACGAAGTGGAAGCCGCCGCCCCTTCCCAGTGGCCCACCACGGCCCTCGACGCCGACGCCCGCTCGCTGCTGCTCTACACCTCCGGCACGACAGGCAAGCCCAAGGGGGTCGTGCACACCCATGCCGGTGTGCAGATCGTCACCGCCAAGGAGGTCGGCTACCACCTGGACCTGCGCAGGGGCGAGACCATGTTCTGGCTGACCGACATCGGCTGGATGATGGGCCCCTGGGAGATCCTCGGCGTGCTCTTTCATGCCGGCACGGTGGTGCTGCTGGGCGGCAGCCCGGATCACCCCGGCCCCGACCGCATCTGGGCCATGGTGGCGCGGCACGCGGTGACGCACCTGGCCCTGGCCCCCACGGCGGTGCGGGTGCTCGCCGCCCACGGCGAGCAGTGGCCCGCCGGACATGACCTGTCCAGCGTGCGCATTCTCGGCTCCACCGGTGAACCCTGGGACGCCTCCTCCTACGAGTGGTACTTCCGGGTCGCCGGCTCGGGTCGTTGCCCGGTGATGAACATCTCGGGCGGCACCGAACTGATGGGCTGCCTGCTGGCGCCGCTGCCCACCGAGCCGCTCAAGGCCTGTTCGCTCCAGGGCGCCGCCCTGGGGATGGACGTGGACGTCTACGACGAGCAGGGGCGTTCCGTGCGCGGAGAGGTCGGTCACCTGGTCTGCCGTAACGCGGCCCCCAACATGACCCGTGGCTTCCTCGGCGACCCCGAGCGCTACCTGCGCACCTATTTCGAGCGCTTCGGCGAGGAGGTCTGGGCCCACGGGGACTGGGCCTACATCGATGACGACGGCTTCTGGTTTCTCACGGGACGGGCCGACGACACACTCAAGATCGCCGGCAAGCGTATCGGTCCCGGCGAGGTCGAAGCCGCCGCCGTCGCGCACCCCGCCGTGCGCGAAGCGGCGGCCGTGGGCCTGGACGACCCGGTCAAGGGCACGCGCCTGGTGCTCGTCGCCGTGGCCCGGGACCCCGGGCAGGCCGGCGACACCCTGGCCGCCGAAGTGGCCGCCCACGTAGCCGCATTGATGGGGCCGGCGATGCGTCCCTCGGAGGTGCGTTGGGTGGCGGCGTTGCCGACCACGCGTTCGGGGAAGATCGTCCGGGGCGTGATCCGCCGCGTTCTGGCCGGAGAAGATCCCGGCTCGCTGGCCTCGGTGGCCAACCCGGAGGCGGTGGAAGGCCTGCGCTGA
- a CDS encoding single-stranded DNA-binding protein, with product MGTAGRRLVRVARELGSRAAELRFGGEVSHVYNPLIYAFESHRDYLERFGGLGASVVLLGMNPGPWGMAQTGVPFGDVVLVREWMGISRPVDRPAREHPARPVEGFDCPRREVSGSRLWGWAKERFGAPENFFTSFFVLNYCPLSFMEASGRNRTPDKLPAAERQALFELCDQALVEMVRALAPRWVIGVGRFAEGRARRALGGMGLHFGAILHPSPASPAANRGWAGQVERQLGALGIDLPRR from the coding sequence ATGGGTACTGCCGGCAGACGCCTGGTGCGCGTGGCCCGCGAGTTGGGATCCCGCGCCGCCGAGCTGCGTTTCGGCGGTGAGGTGAGTCATGTCTACAACCCCTTGATCTATGCGTTCGAGTCCCACCGCGACTACCTCGAGCGTTTCGGTGGATTGGGCGCTTCGGTGGTGCTGCTGGGCATGAACCCCGGACCTTGGGGCATGGCCCAGACCGGGGTGCCGTTCGGCGACGTCGTGCTGGTACGGGAGTGGATGGGCATCTCGAGACCGGTGGACCGACCCGCCCGCGAGCATCCGGCCCGCCCGGTAGAGGGCTTCGACTGTCCGCGGCGGGAGGTCAGTGGATCGCGGCTGTGGGGTTGGGCGAAGGAGCGGTTCGGGGCGCCGGAGAACTTCTTTACATCGTTTTTCGTGCTGAACTACTGCCCCCTGAGTTTCATGGAGGCCAGCGGGCGCAATCGCACGCCGGACAAGTTGCCCGCGGCGGAGAGGCAAGCGCTCTTCGAGCTGTGCGACCAGGCGCTGGTGGAGATGGTGCGGGCGCTGGCGCCCCGCTGGGTGATCGGAGTGGGGCGCTTTGCCGAGGGGCGGGCGCGGCGGGCTCTCGGGGGCATGGGCCTCCACTTCGGAGCGATTCTCCACCCCTCGCCGGCGAGCCCCGCCGCCAATCGCGGTTGGGCCGGACAGGTCGAACGGCAACTCGGCGCGCTCGGCATCGACCTTCCCCGGCGTTGA
- a CDS encoding S8 family serine peptidase — protein MRGSRRCLLSVFVCLVLVVAGTSWAVPAPPVRARVVKTPATMRALEKAGGRVVEDYGTFLLVELPDGRGNPAARALGSALSWLPDDRWVGLRDYPFETKGQKLFAERAPARLLRDQYPDDRPELFIVQFAGPVRDSWLEGIRRHGGKIIDYVPDYAYVVLMRPSQLESLKSAPGMRTTAGESPVAWTGIHQPAYRISRQLLDRSGKVKVDLLLLDNEAGRALAERLAGEAEVLLPLREAAPYLRLRLLLDAARLEKLAYEPGLYWMEEWVEPRPCGEVGALNMAGQAVNGEAGGFGDAGMGWLAWLQAKGFDTSTPSSFVVNVTDTGLDKGNRAGNWHQDLYDAAGSTSRVVYVKDWTGDAGGANDGTDGDGHGTNCAGVVGGYNNAAGSGNGEVSGNGYHFGLGVAPFVKLGGSKVFNYAGSWNMTGTYAQLEGFAWSQGARISSNSWGAANNSYTTDARTFDTLVRDASGDPGNQEMIILFAAGNDGPAANTVGSPGTAKNVITLGAAENWWPSYNSCGWPSAMQDSPGDDIVYYSSRGPTADGRRKPDLVAIANGWNTIRGQFAGTGCGAPFDTGDGTLYRNFNGTSAATPAAAGAAALIYQWALDHGSAPPSPAMMKAILVATARDLAGGVDCTASDGTGPTLQPVPNDSQGWGLVDLGRALDGTATVSNDQQHTFAATGEEYRQSVVIDDPTKPVRVVLAWTDAPGNPGADPWMNDLDLQVTHGGSTYLGNVFSGGLSVTGGTADFRNNLESVFLPAGTTGSLEIVVRAANIAADGVPGNSDATDQDFALYVYNGTECTAPAAPASLSATAPSDNRIDLQWSAVGGGITGYAIYRSKTSGGPYSQVDTVGAAVTSYSDTTVSGGTTYYYVVRSILNCESPDSVEASAAATGVCTAPPEFSGLSGATSAGQSTCGVSLNWNAAVSQCGGQVTYRIYRSTTSGFTPGSSNIIAAGLSGTSHTDTSGVQAGTTYYYVVRAVDSVGGLVDTNVVERSASPAGPASGPVTYNSTDTPRAIPDNFPLGITSTLTATGSGTLADVQLDVNITHTYRGDLVVKLTSPQGTSVTVHNGSGGAANDINTTYDLLTSPDGPGSMNDFDGEELFGDWKLQVSDNASFDTGTLQSWSLQVETLGSCTVGASGRPGEVSPAGDAGFTRGSGSVVNLGFTAGVGSTDTTVYRGSASAGLTGLEWVAAHCSLGTSGTASFDPGTPAAGSMFYFVAVANDGQQEGSYGHDSSGGERVDANGLGCDYPQILVAPGPVAPGKSLAPRPGAPAGPRFRKPLTIPPRLRAEPRESGYRRGEGRPAPAPASWKGAVARTVASFPVEPPCP, from the coding sequence ATGCGGGGTTCAAGACGTTGCCTGTTGTCCGTTTTCGTCTGCCTTGTGCTGGTCGTCGCCGGTACGAGCTGGGCCGTGCCCGCGCCCCCGGTGCGGGCACGGGTGGTCAAGACCCCCGCCACGATGCGGGCTCTCGAGAAAGCCGGCGGCCGGGTGGTGGAAGACTACGGGACCTTCCTGCTGGTGGAACTGCCCGACGGCCGCGGGAACCCGGCGGCGCGTGCCCTCGGCTCCGCCCTGAGCTGGCTGCCCGACGACCGCTGGGTCGGTCTGCGGGACTACCCCTTCGAAACCAAGGGACAGAAACTCTTCGCCGAGAGGGCTCCCGCCCGCTTGTTGCGGGACCAGTACCCGGACGACCGGCCCGAGCTGTTCATCGTGCAGTTCGCCGGACCGGTGCGGGACTCCTGGCTCGAAGGGATCCGCCGCCACGGCGGCAAGATCATCGACTACGTCCCCGACTACGCCTACGTGGTCCTGATGCGTCCCTCACAGCTCGAGAGCCTCAAGAGCGCACCCGGAATGCGCACGACGGCCGGGGAGTCCCCGGTGGCCTGGACGGGAATTCACCAGCCGGCCTATCGCATCTCTCGTCAACTGCTCGATCGCAGCGGCAAGGTGAAAGTGGACCTGCTGCTGCTGGACAACGAGGCCGGCCGGGCCCTGGCCGAACGCCTGGCCGGCGAGGCCGAAGTGTTGCTCCCCTTGCGGGAGGCCGCCCCCTACCTGCGCCTGCGTCTGCTCCTCGACGCGGCGAGACTCGAAAAGCTGGCCTACGAGCCCGGCCTGTACTGGATGGAGGAGTGGGTCGAACCCCGTCCCTGTGGGGAGGTCGGCGCGCTGAACATGGCCGGACAGGCGGTCAACGGCGAGGCCGGCGGATTCGGGGACGCGGGCATGGGATGGTTGGCCTGGCTCCAGGCCAAGGGTTTCGATACCTCCACGCCTTCGAGTTTCGTGGTCAATGTCACCGACACGGGGCTCGACAAGGGCAACCGCGCGGGCAACTGGCACCAGGACCTCTACGACGCCGCCGGCAGCACTTCGCGGGTGGTCTACGTCAAGGACTGGACCGGCGACGCGGGCGGCGCCAACGACGGCACCGATGGTGACGGCCATGGCACCAACTGTGCCGGCGTGGTGGGCGGCTACAACAACGCTGCGGGCAGCGGCAACGGCGAGGTCAGCGGCAACGGTTACCACTTCGGCCTGGGTGTCGCTCCCTTCGTCAAGCTCGGCGGCTCCAAGGTGTTCAACTACGCGGGTAGCTGGAACATGACAGGCACCTACGCCCAGCTCGAGGGTTTCGCCTGGTCCCAGGGGGCCCGCATCAGCTCCAACAGCTGGGGCGCTGCGAACAACAGCTACACCACCGATGCTCGTACTTTCGACACGCTCGTACGGGACGCCTCCGGCGATCCGGGCAACCAGGAGATGATCATTCTCTTCGCCGCCGGTAACGACGGACCGGCGGCCAACACCGTCGGTTCACCGGGTACGGCGAAGAACGTCATCACCCTCGGGGCCGCCGAAAACTGGTGGCCGAGTTACAACTCCTGCGGCTGGCCCAGCGCGATGCAGGATTCCCCCGGCGACGACATCGTCTACTACTCGAGCCGCGGGCCCACCGCCGATGGCCGGCGCAAACCCGACCTGGTGGCCATCGCCAACGGGTGGAACACGATTCGAGGCCAGTTCGCGGGTACCGGCTGCGGGGCGCCCTTCGATACCGGTGACGGGACTCTCTATCGCAATTTCAACGGGACCAGCGCGGCGACTCCCGCCGCCGCCGGAGCCGCCGCCCTGATCTACCAGTGGGCCCTGGATCATGGATCCGCCCCGCCCAGCCCGGCGATGATGAAGGCGATCCTGGTGGCTACCGCCCGGGACCTGGCCGGCGGCGTGGACTGCACGGCGAGCGACGGTACCGGCCCCACGCTGCAACCCGTTCCCAACGACAGCCAGGGCTGGGGCCTGGTGGACCTGGGGCGGGCGCTCGACGGCACCGCCACCGTGAGCAACGATCAGCAGCACACCTTCGCCGCGACAGGCGAGGAGTACCGCCAATCGGTGGTGATCGACGATCCGACCAAGCCGGTAAGGGTCGTGCTGGCCTGGACCGACGCGCCGGGCAATCCGGGGGCGGATCCCTGGATGAACGACCTCGACCTGCAGGTGACCCATGGCGGGTCGACCTACCTGGGCAACGTCTTCAGCGGCGGCCTGAGCGTGACCGGCGGCACGGCCGACTTCCGTAACAACCTCGAGAGTGTCTTCCTGCCCGCCGGTACCACGGGAAGCCTCGAAATCGTCGTTCGGGCCGCGAATATCGCAGCCGACGGTGTTCCCGGAAACAGTGACGCCACCGACCAGGACTTTGCGCTCTACGTCTACAACGGCACCGAGTGCACGGCGCCCGCGGCGCCGGCGAGCCTTTCGGCGACAGCGCCGTCGGACAACCGCATCGATCTGCAGTGGTCGGCGGTCGGCGGCGGTATCACGGGATACGCGATCTACCGGTCGAAGACATCGGGCGGACCCTACAGCCAGGTCGATACGGTGGGCGCCGCCGTGACCAGCTATTCGGACACGACGGTCTCCGGTGGCACGACCTACTACTACGTGGTGCGCTCGATCCTCAATTGCGAGTCGCCGGATTCGGTGGAAGCCAGCGCTGCGGCCACCGGTGTCTGCACAGCGCCACCGGAGTTCAGCGGTCTGTCCGGCGCGACCAGCGCCGGACAGAGCACCTGCGGCGTCTCGCTGAACTGGAATGCCGCCGTCTCCCAGTGCGGAGGCCAGGTGACCTATCGGATCTACCGCTCGACCACTTCCGGCTTTACGCCAGGCAGCAGCAACATCATCGCCGCCGGGCTGAGCGGAACGTCCCATACCGATACCAGCGGTGTCCAGGCGGGGACAACCTATTACTACGTGGTGCGGGCCGTGGACTCGGTGGGCGGGCTGGTCGATACGAACGTCGTCGAACGCAGCGCCTCGCCGGCCGGTCCTGCGTCGGGTCCCGTGACTTACAATTCCACCGACACCCCCCGGGCGATTCCCGACAATTTCCCTCTCGGCATCACCTCGACCCTCACGGCCACCGGGAGCGGAACGTTGGCCGACGTGCAGCTCGACGTCAACATCACCCACACCTACCGGGGCGACCTGGTCGTCAAGCTCACTTCGCCCCAGGGAACGTCGGTCACCGTGCACAACGGCAGCGGCGGAGCGGCCAACGATATCAACACCACCTACGACCTGCTGACGTCGCCCGACGGGCCGGGAAGCATGAATGACTTCGATGGCGAAGAACTGTTCGGAGACTGGAAGCTCCAGGTGTCGGACAACGCCAGCTTCGATACCGGGACTCTCCAATCCTGGTCCCTGCAGGTGGAGACCCTCGGCTCGTGCACGGTGGGAGCTTCCGGCCGGCCCGGAGAAGTCTCTCCTGCCGGGGACGCCGGCTTCACCCGCGGCAGCGGCAGCGTGGTGAACCTGGGCTTCACCGCCGGCGTCGGGTCCACGGACACGACGGTCTACCGGGGCAGCGCCAGTGCCGGCCTGACGGGCCTCGAGTGGGTGGCGGCCCACTGTTCCCTCGGGACCAGCGGCACGGCGAGCTTCGATCCGGGAACCCCGGCCGCGGGATCGATGTTCTATTTCGTGGCGGTAGCCAACGACGGCCAGCAGGAGGGCTCCTACGGCCACGATTCCAGCGGCGGCGAGAGAGTCGACGCCAACGGGCTGGGCTGCGATTATCCGCAGATCCTGGTGGCGCCGGGGCCTGTCGCGCCGGGCAAGAGCCTGGCTCCCCGACCGGGCGCGCCCGCCGGTCCGAGATTCCGGAAGCCGCTGACGATCCCGCCGCGTCTGCGCGCCGAGCCACGGGAAAGCGGCTACCGGCGCGGTGAGGGACGACCGGCTCCGGCCCCCGCCTCCTGGAAGGGGGCTGTCGCCCGAACCGTCGCATCCTTCCCGGTGGAACCGCCCTGCCCCTGA